A portion of the Aphelocoma coerulescens isolate FSJ_1873_10779 chromosome 1, UR_Acoe_1.0, whole genome shotgun sequence genome contains these proteins:
- the STX19 gene encoding syntaxin-19, whose amino-acid sequence MRDRLQELKLRAKELQIAGENNGATVQEEEQEEFEQQAIIYEKEPITERHLHEIQKLQNEINNLVEEVNKFSQQQKSLVSSMRRFSVLKKESNIAREIKIQAEHVRKCLDELSKTVRKAENEHGPARATVRILAAQHAFLSHRYLQAMLSYNEAISAKQDKCRTFIVRQLEVAGKEVSEEEVNDMLQQGKWEIFNENLLTEVKITKAQLSEIEQRHKELVNLENQIKDVKELFIQISVLVEEQGEMINNIEICMNNTQEYTQASKEKFGLAVRYKKRNPCKAICCWCCPCCR is encoded by the coding sequence ATGAGAGACCGTCTGCAAGAGCTTAAACTGAGGGCTAAGGAACTACAGATAGCTGGGGAAAACAATGGTGCAACTGTacaagaagaggagcaggaggagtttGAACAGCAGGCCATTATTTATGAAAAAGAGCCCATAACTGAAAGGCACTTGCACGAAATCCAGAAGCTGCAGAACGAAATTAATAATCTGGTGGAAGAAGTCAATAAATTCagtcaacaacaaaaaagcctcGTCTCCTCAATGAGGAGATTCAGTGTTCTTAAAAAGGAATCGAACATAGCAAGGGAAATCAAAATTCAAGCCGAACATGTACGAAAATGTTTGGATGAACTGTCAAAAACAGTGAGGAAAGCTGAAAATGAGCATGGGCCAGCCCGAGCCACGGTGAGGATCCTGGCTGCCCAGCACGCCTTCCTGTCCCACCGCTACCTCCAGGCCATGCTCTCCTACAACGAGGCCATCAGCGCCAAGCAGGACAAGTGCAGGACGTTCATCGTCCGCCAGCTCGAGGTCGCCGGTAAAGAGGTATCTGAGGAGGAAGTCAATGACATGCTCCAGCAAGGAAAATGGGAGATTTTCAATGAAAATCTACTCACTGAAGTCAAGATTACTAAAGCTCAGCTGTCAGAGATTGAGCAGAGACACAAAGAACTGGTCAATCTGGAGAACCAGATCAAAGATGTGAAAGAACTCTTCATCCAAATCTCAGTTCTGGTGGAGGAGCAAGGGGAGATGATCAACAACATAGAAATCTGCATGAACAACACTCAAGAATATACTCAAGCATCTAAAGAAAAGTTTGGGCTTGCAGTCAGgtataaaaaaagaaacccttGCAAAGCAATTTGCTGTTGGTGTTGTCCATGCTGCAGATAA
- the PROS1 gene encoding vitamin K-dependent protein S isoform X1, protein MRPRGPRCLPLLALAIALAEAATFLSQQYASQFLLRKRRANSFMEESKKGNLERECIEELCNREEAREIFENNPETEYFYPKYLSCLASHRAGVFRVAAVTPDSPADLRACVKEISNQCSPLPCHKDGYKDCIDGQAKYTCVCKAGWRGENCEEDINECEDLNGGCSQRCSNFPGSFRCLCEDGYFMHSNKRDCGDINECVLHPNICGTAICKNTQGRYECECPEGYTYNSTSKDCEDIDECAENICAQLCVNSPGSYSCYCDGKKGFKLSKDMKNCESVTECIPLNLEKNYQLLYLAEQFIGIPVLYLKFKLPNVTRFTAEFDFRTYDAEGVILYAESLDKSAWILLALRDGKIEIQFKNEFGTKVTSGGKAINDGLWHIISVEELEHSISVKIAKEAVMSINSPGTLFKQSQGFLETKVYIAGLPRRVGSALVKQINPRLDGCIRAWNLMNQGHSGVNEVIQEKQSKHCLVAVGRGSFYPGTGIAAFQINYNNLDSAEDWLINVTLTIRPSTDTGVMFALVSNETVPLALSIVDSNSSDSQKITVTIGSITVAQLESKKLCTPRKVQVGLLVTKQELELAVDSQTDRSNSEQLSTLHQAMMTNVVTYLGGLPDVPLGATPVTAFYNGCMEVKVNNRQLDLDEAISKHNDIRSHSCPLIMQ, encoded by the exons ATGAGGCCGCGGGGCCCGCGGTGCCTCCCGCTGCTGGCGCTGGCCATCGCCCTGGCCGAGGCGGCGACCT TTTTATCCCAGCAGTATGCCTCTCAGTTCCTGCTGAGGAAACGGCGAGCAAACTCTTTCATGGAAGAAAGTAAGAAGGGAAATCTAGAAAGAGAATGCATTGAAGAATTATGCAATAGGGAAGAAGCCAGGGAAATCTTCGAAAATAATCCTGAAACT gaGTATTTTTATCCCAAATATTTAA GCTGCCTTGCCTCCCATCGAGCAGGGGTGTTCAGGGTGGCTGCAGTCACTCCAGACTCTCCAGCTGACCTGAGGGCTTGTGTCAAAG AAATTTCAAACCAGTGCAGCCCTCTGCCATGCCATAAAGATGGATACAAGGATTGCATAGATGGACAAGCCAAGTACACCTGTGTCTGTAAagcaggatggagaggagagAACTGTGAGGAAG ATATAAATGAATGTGAAGACTTGAATGGAGGCTGCAGCCAACGCTGTTCCAATTTCCCTGGGAGCTTCCGTTGTTTATGTGAAGATGGCTACTTCATGCATTCCAACAAACGGGATTGTGGAG ATATAAATGAATGTGTGCTACACCCAAACATCTGTGGGACAGCCATCTGTAAAAACACCCAGGGGAGATACGAATGCGAATGTCCAGAAGGCTACACGTACAATTCAACTTCCAAGGACTGTGAAG ATATTGATGAATGTGCTGAAAATATTTGTGCTCAACTCTGTGTGAACTCACCAGGAAGTTATAGCTGCTATTGTGATGGCAAGAAAGGGTTCAAGCTCTCTAAGGACATGAAGAATTGTGAG TCTGTTACTGAGTGTATCCCACTGAACCTTGAAAAGAATTACCAACTGCTTTACCTGGCAGAGCAATTTATAGGAATTCCTGTTCTCTACTTAAAGTTCAAACTGCCAAATGTCACGAG ATTTACAGCAGAGTTTGATTTCCGTACATACGATGCAGAGGGGGTTATCCTGTATGCAGAATCCCTGGACAAGTCAGCATGGATCCTGCTTGCTCTTCGAGATGGAAAGATTGAGATTCAATTCAAGAATGAGTTTGGAACAAAAGTCACCAGTGGAGGCAAAGCCATTAATGATGGGCTGTGGCATATA ATATCAGTTGAAGAACTAGAACACAGCATAAGTGTAAAAATAGCTAAAGAGGCTGTGATGAGTATTAACAGCCCAGGAACTCTGTTTAAACAATCCCAGGGTTTCTTGGAAACCAAGGTGTACATCGCAGGATTACCTCGCAGAGTGGGCAGTGCTCTTGTTAAAcag ATTAACCCTCGGCTGGATGGTTGTATCCGGGCCTGGAACCTGATGAACCAGGGACATTCAGGAGTAAATGAAGTTattcaagaaaaacaaagcaaacactgTTTAGTAGCAGTGGGGAGAGGATCCTTCTACCCTGGCACTGGAATAGCAGCATTCCAGATAAACTATA ATAATCTTGACAGTGCTGAAGATTGGCTAATAAATGTGACTCTGACTATTCGCCCATCCACAGACACTGGTGTTATGTTTGCCTTGGTTTCTAATGAAACAGTGCCTCTTGCATTGTCCATAGTGGACTCTAACTCCTCTGACTCACAG AAAATCACTGTGACCATTGGGAGCATCACTGTTGCACAGCTGGAATCAAAGAAGTTATGTACCCCCAGAAAAGTGCAGGTTGGACTTCTGGTGACCAAACAGGAGCTTGAACTGGCTGTTGATTCACAGACAGACAGAAGCAATTCTGAGCAACTCTCAACTCTGCATCAAGCAATGATGACAAATGTTGTCACCTACCTGGGTGGCCTGCCAG ATGTTCCTCTGGGTGCTACACCAGTGACTGCTTTTTATAATGGCTGCATGGAGGTGAAGGTCAACAACAGGCAGCTGGATCTGGATGAAGCCATTTCCAAACACAACGACATCAGATCTCACTCATGCCCACTGATCATGCAGTAA
- the PROS1 gene encoding vitamin K-dependent protein S isoform X2, whose amino-acid sequence MALFCGAGMNMYGHHTRLALQVSRPSHSWTALKVLSQQYASQFLLRKRRANSFMEESKKGNLERECIEELCNREEAREIFENNPETEYFYPKYLSCLASHRAGVFRVAAVTPDSPADLRACVKEISNQCSPLPCHKDGYKDCIDGQAKYTCVCKAGWRGENCEEDINECEDLNGGCSQRCSNFPGSFRCLCEDGYFMHSNKRDCGDINECVLHPNICGTAICKNTQGRYECECPEGYTYNSTSKDCEDIDECAENICAQLCVNSPGSYSCYCDGKKGFKLSKDMKNCESVTECIPLNLEKNYQLLYLAEQFIGIPVLYLKFKLPNVTRFTAEFDFRTYDAEGVILYAESLDKSAWILLALRDGKIEIQFKNEFGTKVTSGGKAINDGLWHIISVEELEHSISVKIAKEAVMSINSPGTLFKQSQGFLETKVYIAGLPRRVGSALVKQINPRLDGCIRAWNLMNQGHSGVNEVIQEKQSKHCLVAVGRGSFYPGTGIAAFQINYNNLDSAEDWLINVTLTIRPSTDTGVMFALVSNETVPLALSIVDSNSSDSQKITVTIGSITVAQLESKKLCTPRKVQVGLLVTKQELELAVDSQTDRSNSEQLSTLHQAMMTNVVTYLGGLPDVPLGATPVTAFYNGCMEVKVNNRQLDLDEAISKHNDIRSHSCPLIMQ is encoded by the exons ATGGCTCTTTTCTGTGGAGCTGGGATGAATATGTATGGCCACCACACCAGATTGGCACTGCAGGTGTCACGACCCTCACACAGTTGGACTGCTCTGAAAG TTTTATCCCAGCAGTATGCCTCTCAGTTCCTGCTGAGGAAACGGCGAGCAAACTCTTTCATGGAAGAAAGTAAGAAGGGAAATCTAGAAAGAGAATGCATTGAAGAATTATGCAATAGGGAAGAAGCCAGGGAAATCTTCGAAAATAATCCTGAAACT gaGTATTTTTATCCCAAATATTTAA GCTGCCTTGCCTCCCATCGAGCAGGGGTGTTCAGGGTGGCTGCAGTCACTCCAGACTCTCCAGCTGACCTGAGGGCTTGTGTCAAAG AAATTTCAAACCAGTGCAGCCCTCTGCCATGCCATAAAGATGGATACAAGGATTGCATAGATGGACAAGCCAAGTACACCTGTGTCTGTAAagcaggatggagaggagagAACTGTGAGGAAG ATATAAATGAATGTGAAGACTTGAATGGAGGCTGCAGCCAACGCTGTTCCAATTTCCCTGGGAGCTTCCGTTGTTTATGTGAAGATGGCTACTTCATGCATTCCAACAAACGGGATTGTGGAG ATATAAATGAATGTGTGCTACACCCAAACATCTGTGGGACAGCCATCTGTAAAAACACCCAGGGGAGATACGAATGCGAATGTCCAGAAGGCTACACGTACAATTCAACTTCCAAGGACTGTGAAG ATATTGATGAATGTGCTGAAAATATTTGTGCTCAACTCTGTGTGAACTCACCAGGAAGTTATAGCTGCTATTGTGATGGCAAGAAAGGGTTCAAGCTCTCTAAGGACATGAAGAATTGTGAG TCTGTTACTGAGTGTATCCCACTGAACCTTGAAAAGAATTACCAACTGCTTTACCTGGCAGAGCAATTTATAGGAATTCCTGTTCTCTACTTAAAGTTCAAACTGCCAAATGTCACGAG ATTTACAGCAGAGTTTGATTTCCGTACATACGATGCAGAGGGGGTTATCCTGTATGCAGAATCCCTGGACAAGTCAGCATGGATCCTGCTTGCTCTTCGAGATGGAAAGATTGAGATTCAATTCAAGAATGAGTTTGGAACAAAAGTCACCAGTGGAGGCAAAGCCATTAATGATGGGCTGTGGCATATA ATATCAGTTGAAGAACTAGAACACAGCATAAGTGTAAAAATAGCTAAAGAGGCTGTGATGAGTATTAACAGCCCAGGAACTCTGTTTAAACAATCCCAGGGTTTCTTGGAAACCAAGGTGTACATCGCAGGATTACCTCGCAGAGTGGGCAGTGCTCTTGTTAAAcag ATTAACCCTCGGCTGGATGGTTGTATCCGGGCCTGGAACCTGATGAACCAGGGACATTCAGGAGTAAATGAAGTTattcaagaaaaacaaagcaaacactgTTTAGTAGCAGTGGGGAGAGGATCCTTCTACCCTGGCACTGGAATAGCAGCATTCCAGATAAACTATA ATAATCTTGACAGTGCTGAAGATTGGCTAATAAATGTGACTCTGACTATTCGCCCATCCACAGACACTGGTGTTATGTTTGCCTTGGTTTCTAATGAAACAGTGCCTCTTGCATTGTCCATAGTGGACTCTAACTCCTCTGACTCACAG AAAATCACTGTGACCATTGGGAGCATCACTGTTGCACAGCTGGAATCAAAGAAGTTATGTACCCCCAGAAAAGTGCAGGTTGGACTTCTGGTGACCAAACAGGAGCTTGAACTGGCTGTTGATTCACAGACAGACAGAAGCAATTCTGAGCAACTCTCAACTCTGCATCAAGCAATGATGACAAATGTTGTCACCTACCTGGGTGGCCTGCCAG ATGTTCCTCTGGGTGCTACACCAGTGACTGCTTTTTATAATGGCTGCATGGAGGTGAAGGTCAACAACAGGCAGCTGGATCTGGATGAAGCCATTTCCAAACACAACGACATCAGATCTCACTCATGCCCACTGATCATGCAGTAA